In Synechococcus sp. MU1643, a single window of DNA contains:
- a CDS encoding SWIM zinc finger family protein: MTLSNGNTNGITAIGDDGLGQQPWWVEQWMELINGYRFKKRLERAWGYAREGHVTSIRFEGRRVHARVQGTDEAPYKVKLWLDVLNDEDWGYVLEALTQKARWSAQLLAGIMPSDIERAFAASGKRLFPFKLQEVRSECSCPDKANPCKHISAVYFLMGDRFSEDPFVLFQLRGRNRARLLEDLAEHRRKALAERAAAAKDEKKASTPHEATPLPPHAAVQDPALWWRYNRSLDGDLVVIAPAMEGDTGLDAAGELPLAEDPRFVEARSTFLNNLKAHGQASAQKAMLQAMAAGS, translated from the coding sequence ATGACCCTGAGCAACGGCAACACCAACGGCATCACCGCCATCGGCGACGACGGCCTGGGCCAACAGCCCTGGTGGGTGGAGCAGTGGATGGAGCTCATCAACGGCTACCGCTTCAAAAAAAGGTTGGAGCGGGCCTGGGGTTACGCCCGCGAAGGCCATGTGACCTCGATCCGCTTCGAAGGCCGCCGCGTTCACGCCCGCGTCCAGGGCACCGATGAAGCGCCCTACAAAGTGAAGCTCTGGCTGGACGTGCTCAACGATGAGGACTGGGGCTATGTGTTGGAAGCCCTGACCCAAAAAGCCCGCTGGTCGGCACAGCTGCTGGCGGGGATCATGCCCTCCGACATCGAGCGGGCCTTCGCCGCCAGCGGCAAACGTCTGTTCCCGTTCAAGTTGCAGGAAGTACGCAGCGAGTGCAGCTGCCCCGACAAAGCCAACCCCTGCAAACACATCAGCGCGGTGTATTTCCTAATGGGGGATCGCTTCAGCGAAGACCCCTTCGTGCTGTTCCAACTGCGGGGCCGCAACCGAGCTCGGCTGCTGGAAGACCTGGCGGAACATCGGCGCAAGGCCCTGGCGGAGCGGGCGGCGGCAGCCAAAGACGAGAAAAAAGCCAGCACACCTCACGAGGCAACACCGCTGCCGCCACATGCGGCAGTGCAGGACCCGGCCCTGTGGTGGCGCTACAACCGCAGCCTCGATGGCGACCTGGTGGTGATTGCCCCAGCGATGGAGGGCGACACGGGCCTCGATGCCGCCGGAGAGCTGCCTCTGGCGGAAGACCCGCGCTTTGTAGAGGCCCGAAGCACCTTCCTGAACAACCTCAAGGCTCATGGCCAGGCCAGTGCCCAGAAGGCGATGCTGCAGGCCATGGCAGCTGGCAGCTGA
- the alaS gene encoding alanine--tRNA ligase, which produces MVAAASSSSAASAPRSGEEIREAFLNFYAERGHKRMASASLIPEDPTVLLTIAGMLPFKPVFLGQQERPASRATSSQKCIRTNDIENVGRTARHHTFFEMLGNFSFGDYFKQQAIEWAWELSTGVYGIDPKNLVVSVFREDDEAEQIWRDVVGVDPKRIIRMDEADNFWASGPTGPCGPCSEIYYDFKPELGDEGIDLEDDDRFIEFYNLVFMQYNRDAEGTLTPLANRNIDTGMGLERMAQILQKVPNNYETDLIFPLIQAAADLVGVDYHQLDDKGKTSLKVIGDHSRAVTQLICDGVTASNLGRGYILRRLLRRVVRHGRLLGIDKPFLVTMGEAAIALLKGAHPSVIERKEVILAELQREEARFLETLERGEKLLAEVLASKPTQISGAQAFELYDTYGFPLELTQEIAEEQGLVVDLDGFEAAMEEQRQRAKAAAVSIDLTLQDAIDQVVADQAATCFEGYEALDQASCVQALVVNGEPATTAKAGDAVQVVLDTTPFYGEGGGQVGDRGVLVGSDLIVRIESVSRSRDVFVHAGRVERGALALGDTVKAQVDRACRRRAQANHTATHLLQAALKQVVDPGIGQAGSLVDFDRLRFDFRCPTAVTADQLQQVETLINGWINEAHALQVQEMAIDQAKAAGAVAMFGEKYADVVRVVDVPGVSMELCGGTHVANTAEIGLFKIVAESGVAAGIRRIEAVAGPAVLAYLNERDAVVKQLGDRFKAQPAEIVDRVAALQEELKATGKALAAAQAELAVAKAGALAAKAQAVGDFQLLVERLDGVDGAGLQGAAQSLADQLGDGAAVVIGGLPDPGDLGKVILVAAFGKQVIAAKLQAGKFIGGIAKQCGGGGGGRPNLAQAGGRDGAALPAALEAARSELAAALPQS; this is translated from the coding sequence ATGGTTGCCGCCGCATCGTCGTCTTCTGCAGCGTCTGCGCCGCGCAGTGGGGAGGAGATTCGTGAGGCTTTTCTCAACTTCTATGCCGAGCGCGGCCATAAGCGGATGGCCAGCGCCTCGTTGATTCCCGAAGACCCAACGGTGCTGCTCACCATTGCGGGAATGCTGCCGTTCAAGCCTGTTTTTCTGGGTCAGCAGGAGCGACCCGCTTCCCGGGCCACCAGTTCGCAGAAGTGCATCCGTACCAACGACATCGAGAACGTGGGGCGCACGGCTAGGCATCACACCTTTTTCGAGATGCTCGGCAACTTCTCGTTCGGGGATTACTTCAAGCAGCAGGCGATTGAGTGGGCCTGGGAGCTCAGCACCGGCGTTTATGGCATCGATCCCAAGAACCTGGTGGTGAGTGTCTTCCGGGAAGACGATGAAGCCGAGCAGATCTGGCGCGATGTGGTGGGGGTGGATCCCAAGCGGATCATCCGCATGGATGAGGCCGACAACTTCTGGGCGTCCGGCCCCACCGGCCCCTGTGGCCCCTGCTCGGAGATCTATTACGACTTCAAGCCCGAGCTCGGGGATGAGGGCATCGATCTCGAGGACGACGACCGCTTCATCGAGTTCTACAACTTGGTGTTCATGCAGTACAACCGCGACGCGGAGGGCACCCTCACGCCGCTGGCCAACCGCAACATCGACACCGGTATGGGCCTCGAGCGAATGGCCCAGATCCTGCAGAAGGTTCCCAACAACTACGAAACCGATCTGATTTTTCCGCTGATCCAAGCAGCCGCGGATCTGGTGGGGGTCGACTACCACCAGCTCGACGACAAGGGCAAGACGTCCTTGAAGGTGATCGGCGACCACAGCCGTGCGGTGACGCAGCTGATCTGCGATGGCGTTACTGCCAGCAACCTGGGCCGCGGCTACATCCTGCGGCGCCTCCTGCGCCGGGTGGTGCGCCATGGCCGCCTTCTCGGCATCGACAAACCTTTCCTCGTCACGATGGGCGAGGCGGCGATTGCCCTGCTTAAGGGGGCTCACCCCAGCGTGATTGAGCGCAAGGAGGTGATCCTGGCCGAGCTTCAGCGGGAGGAAGCCCGCTTCCTCGAGACCCTCGAGCGCGGTGAGAAGTTGCTGGCCGAGGTGCTGGCCTCCAAGCCCACACAGATCAGCGGTGCCCAGGCCTTTGAGCTGTATGACACCTATGGCTTCCCGCTGGAGCTCACCCAGGAGATCGCGGAGGAGCAGGGCTTGGTCGTCGACCTCGACGGGTTTGAGGCGGCGATGGAGGAACAGCGACAGCGGGCCAAGGCAGCCGCGGTGAGCATCGATCTCACGCTGCAGGATGCGATCGATCAGGTGGTTGCCGATCAGGCGGCCACCTGTTTCGAGGGGTATGAAGCCCTCGACCAGGCCTCCTGCGTGCAGGCGTTGGTGGTGAACGGCGAGCCAGCTACCACCGCCAAGGCGGGTGATGCGGTTCAGGTGGTGCTCGACACCACGCCGTTCTATGGAGAAGGCGGCGGTCAGGTGGGCGATCGCGGTGTGCTGGTGGGCAGCGATCTGATCGTGCGGATTGAGTCTGTGAGCCGCAGCCGCGATGTCTTCGTCCATGCCGGGCGGGTGGAACGCGGGGCGCTCGCCCTGGGCGACACCGTGAAGGCTCAGGTGGATCGCGCCTGCCGGCGTCGGGCCCAGGCCAATCACACCGCCACCCACCTGCTGCAGGCTGCGCTCAAGCAGGTGGTGGATCCAGGCATCGGCCAGGCCGGATCACTGGTGGATTTCGATCGCCTGCGCTTCGACTTCCGCTGCCCCACGGCGGTGACGGCGGATCAGTTGCAGCAGGTTGAAACCCTGATCAACGGCTGGATTAACGAGGCCCATGCGCTGCAGGTGCAGGAGATGGCGATCGACCAGGCCAAGGCGGCCGGTGCCGTAGCGATGTTCGGTGAGAAGTACGCCGATGTGGTGCGTGTAGTCGATGTGCCCGGTGTGTCGATGGAGCTCTGCGGCGGCACCCACGTGGCCAACACTGCGGAGATCGGTTTGTTCAAGATCGTGGCGGAAAGTGGCGTCGCCGCCGGCATTCGCCGCATTGAAGCTGTTGCCGGCCCTGCCGTGCTCGCCTATCTCAACGAGCGCGATGCGGTGGTGAAGCAGCTGGGAGATCGCTTCAAGGCCCAGCCGGCCGAAATCGTTGACCGTGTAGCAGCCCTCCAGGAGGAGCTCAAGGCCACCGGCAAGGCCCTGGCGGCGGCCCAAGCGGAACTGGCGGTGGCCAAAGCCGGCGCTCTGGCCGCCAAGGCCCAGGCCGTGGGCGACTTCCAACTGCTGGTGGAACGTCTCGATGGTGTGGATGGCGCCGGTTTGCAGGGGGCAGCTCAGAGCCTGGCGGATCAGCTGGGGGATGGTGCGGCCGTGGTGATCGGCGGTCTGCCGGATCCTGGCGACCTGGGCAAGGTGATCCTGGTGGCAGCCTTCGGCAAGCAGGTCATCGCCGCCAAGCTCCAGGCCGGCAAGTTCATTGGTGGCATCGCCAAGCAGTGCGGTGGCGGCGGTGGTGGTCGCCCGAACCTGGCCCAGGCTGGTGGTCGCGATGGTGCCGCCCTGCCTGCCGCTCTTGAGGCAGCGCGCTCAGAGCTTGCGGCAGCGTTGCCTCAGTCTTGA
- a CDS encoding MEKHLA domain-containing protein, which produces MASEAAWLSNDKQGLAELLLQSHQQAFSRPLIAATQPGHAKRLLCQNLFACGFPVLAHGTEQDPKLSYANAAALQLWDSRWDELIGMPSRLTAPDSERAERSSALGQAKRLDAVQNYRGIRISRKGRRFMINKARIWTLWDAEERVCGQAACFSDWWWL; this is translated from the coding sequence ATGGCCAGCGAAGCCGCCTGGCTCAGCAACGACAAACAAGGGCTCGCCGAATTGCTGCTCCAATCGCATCAACAGGCCTTCAGCAGGCCGCTGATCGCCGCCACCCAACCAGGCCACGCAAAGCGGCTGCTCTGCCAGAACCTGTTTGCCTGCGGCTTCCCGGTGCTGGCCCACGGCACGGAGCAGGATCCCAAGCTCAGTTACGCCAACGCTGCGGCCCTGCAGCTATGGGACAGCCGCTGGGATGAGCTGATCGGCATGCCCTCGCGGCTCACCGCACCGGACAGCGAACGGGCGGAACGCAGCAGCGCCCTCGGCCAGGCCAAACGTCTCGATGCAGTGCAGAACTACCGCGGCATTCGCATTAGCCGCAAAGGGCGACGATTCATGATCAACAAGGCCCGGATCTGGACCCTCTGGGATGCAGAAGAACGGGTCTGCGGCCAGGCGGCCTGCTTCAGCGACTGGTGGTGGCTTTAA
- the speA gene encoding biosynthetic arginine decarboxylase — MSDGEHWSIQDSAALYGLDRWGDPYFSINGRGHISVQPQGDRGGSLDLVDLVSELKSRNLALPLLIRFDDILEDRLERLHAAFERAISQYSYPGRYQGVFPVKCNQQRHVVEELVSCGKRWNFGLEAGSKAELLIALSLLDDPEALLICNGYKDRLYIETAILARRLGRQPVVVIEQPDEVDRIIEASKSLGAAPYIGVRAKLSSRSTGRWGSSVGDKAKFGLSIPELLATVERLRDNNLLQDLRLLHFHIGSQINDIAVLKDALQEAGQIYVELNRLGAPMGFLDVGGGLGIDYDGSRTASSASTNYSLQNYANDVVATVRECCEPNGVAVPTLVSESGRAIASHFSLLVFDILGSSALPASIPNASGDEPLTVRNLRDTLATIQELSATADAQLVRLQEAWNDALKFKQDALAAFRLGYMGLPDRATAEQLTWACADAIAQRLPKDQAIPEELAALNKALAGTYYANLSIFRSAPDTWAIDQLFPVVPIQKLDQRPTRLANLADLTCDSDGRLDRFIGDGQPKQLLELHELDGDNPYLIGLFLSGAYQEVMGNLHNLFGTTNAVHIRLSPGGSYHIDHVVRGDTNADVLEAMEHDPRALLERLRIAAEAAINTDQLRIDESRRLLDHLESSLRQTTYLQD; from the coding sequence GTGTCAGACGGCGAACACTGGTCGATTCAAGACAGTGCTGCGCTGTATGGCCTTGACCGCTGGGGCGATCCATACTTCTCCATCAATGGGCGCGGACACATCAGCGTTCAACCCCAAGGGGATCGCGGCGGCAGCCTCGATCTGGTGGATCTGGTGTCGGAGCTGAAAAGCCGCAACCTGGCTCTGCCGCTGCTGATTCGCTTCGACGACATCCTCGAAGACCGTCTCGAGCGGCTCCACGCCGCCTTTGAACGCGCTATCTCGCAATACAGCTACCCCGGCCGGTATCAAGGCGTCTTTCCAGTGAAGTGCAACCAACAACGCCACGTCGTGGAGGAATTGGTGAGCTGCGGCAAGCGCTGGAACTTCGGGCTTGAGGCGGGCAGCAAAGCAGAGCTGCTGATCGCGCTCTCGCTGCTGGACGACCCCGAGGCCCTGCTGATCTGCAACGGCTACAAGGATCGGCTCTACATCGAGACCGCAATCCTGGCGCGACGTCTGGGACGCCAACCGGTGGTAGTGATCGAACAGCCGGACGAAGTCGACCGGATTATTGAAGCCAGCAAGAGCCTGGGAGCAGCGCCCTACATCGGCGTGCGGGCCAAGCTCTCCAGCCGCAGCACAGGGCGTTGGGGTAGTTCCGTTGGCGACAAGGCCAAATTCGGCCTCTCCATTCCTGAGTTGCTGGCAACGGTGGAGCGGCTGAGGGACAACAACCTGCTCCAAGATCTTCGCCTGCTGCACTTCCACATCGGCAGCCAAATCAACGACATTGCCGTGCTTAAAGACGCTCTCCAAGAGGCGGGGCAGATCTATGTGGAGCTCAACCGACTGGGGGCCCCGATGGGTTTCCTGGATGTGGGTGGTGGACTCGGCATCGACTACGACGGCAGCCGCACCGCATCGTCGGCCTCCACGAACTACTCGCTGCAGAACTACGCCAACGACGTTGTGGCCACGGTGCGGGAATGCTGCGAACCCAATGGTGTTGCCGTGCCCACGCTGGTGAGCGAAAGCGGCCGCGCCATTGCCAGCCATTTCTCCCTGCTGGTGTTCGACATTCTTGGCAGCAGCGCACTCCCCGCATCGATTCCCAACGCAAGTGGAGACGAACCACTCACCGTTCGCAACCTGCGGGACACCCTTGCCACCATTCAGGAGTTATCGGCGACGGCGGATGCGCAGTTGGTGCGACTGCAAGAAGCCTGGAATGATGCCCTGAAGTTCAAGCAGGATGCGCTTGCCGCATTCCGGCTCGGGTACATGGGTCTCCCCGACCGCGCCACGGCCGAACAACTGACATGGGCCTGTGCAGACGCCATCGCCCAACGGCTGCCCAAGGATCAAGCCATCCCGGAGGAGCTCGCAGCCCTGAACAAGGCACTGGCTGGGACCTATTACGCCAACTTGTCGATCTTTCGCTCAGCTCCCGACACTTGGGCCATTGATCAACTGTTTCCGGTGGTGCCCATCCAGAAGCTGGATCAACGGCCGACCCGACTGGCCAACCTCGCGGACCTCACTTGCGATTCCGATGGACGCCTGGATCGCTTCATCGGAGATGGGCAACCCAAACAGTTGCTGGAGCTGCACGAGCTCGACGGCGACAACCCCTATCTGATCGGCCTGTTTCTCAGCGGGGCGTACCAAGAGGTGATGGGCAATCTGCACAACCTGTTTGGCACCACCAATGCCGTGCACATTCGCCTCAGCCCAGGCGGTAGTTATCACATTGACCATGTCGTGCGGGGCGACACCAATGCCGATGTACTGGAGGCCATGGAGCACGACCCCCGCGCCTTGCTGGAGCGGTTGCGGATAGCAGCGGAGGCGGCCATCAACACTGACCAACTCCGCATCGATGAATCACGACGCCTGCTCGATCACCTCGAAAGCAGCCTGCGACAGACCACGTACCTTCAAGACTGA
- a CDS encoding DEAD/DEAH box helicase, whose protein sequence is MSLLHATWLPAIRTSSSSGQPALLVWADTWRVATPEGPGLTPALHPFTLSHDDLRAWLSERDLLPGGCIDATACLTLPSRTVKPRKSRTKKEEPAAEPPGWTGLPMQAGEPIPKQTEWWPWQVQGLAVEASAATEWLSRLPLSGTNPDLADELRWWSHLQRWALSLVARGRWIPQMELSKGEGYPHRARWVPLLNREEDRRRLEDLAASLPLVATCALPWREPLGRRSNRTTRLRPEAMRAANPVASCRPRSGRLRVATLLEDLVDAQLRKDFEPSTDGLDPLLTLWQEALGSDTGVIEIGDEEAERLATASHHWREGIAGGFAAARTCLELHTPPDGEDLWELRFGLQAEADPSLKLPAAAAWASGAEMLQLGEIQVDQPGEVLLEGLGRALTVFPPIERGLESATPDTMQLTPAEAFVLVRTAARQLRDAGVGVELPPSLSGGLASRLGLSIKAELPERSRGFTLGECLDWEWDLMIGGVTLTLRELERLSGKRSPLVRHKGAWIELRPNDLKNAERFCGAKPELSLDDALRLTGTEGELLMRMPVHRFDAGPRLQSVLEQYHQQKAPDPLPAPEGFSGQLRPYQERGLGWLAFLHRFDQGACLADDMGLGKTIQLLAFLQHLKAEQELKRPVLLVAPTSVLTNWRREAESFTPELAVIEHYGPRRPSTPVELKKALKDVDLVLTSYGLLQRDSELLETQDWQGVVIDEAQAIKNPGAKQSQAARDLARPGRSKSNRFRIALTGTPVENRVSELWALMDFLNPKVLGEEDFFRQRYRMPIERYGDMSSLRDLKGRVGPFILRRLKTDKTIISDLPEKVELSEWVGLSKEQKSLYSKTVEDTLDAIARAPRGQRHGQVLALLTRLKQICNHPALALSEGAVDDGFLGRSAKLQRLEEILDEVIEAGDRALLFTQFAEWGHLLQAWMQQRWKSEVPFLHGGTRKSERQAMVDRFQEDPRGPQLFLLSLKAGGVGLNLTRASHVFHIDRWWNPAVENQATDRAYRIGQTNRVMVHKFITSGSVEEKIDRMIREKSRLAEDVIGSGEDWLGSLGGDQLRNLVALEDT, encoded by the coding sequence ATGAGCCTGCTGCACGCCACCTGGCTTCCCGCCATCCGCACCTCCAGCAGTTCCGGTCAACCGGCACTGCTTGTTTGGGCTGACACCTGGCGGGTAGCCACACCAGAAGGTCCAGGCCTCACCCCGGCTCTGCATCCCTTCACCCTGAGCCATGACGACCTCAGGGCCTGGCTGAGTGAACGCGACCTTTTGCCGGGCGGCTGCATCGACGCCACGGCCTGTCTCACCCTGCCGAGTCGCACGGTGAAGCCGCGCAAAAGCCGAACCAAAAAAGAAGAGCCGGCCGCAGAGCCACCGGGCTGGACCGGGCTGCCAATGCAAGCCGGCGAACCGATTCCCAAGCAAACCGAATGGTGGCCCTGGCAGGTGCAGGGACTAGCCGTCGAAGCATCGGCAGCCACGGAGTGGTTATCACGATTGCCGCTCTCCGGCACCAATCCCGACCTAGCTGACGAACTGCGCTGGTGGAGCCATCTGCAGCGCTGGGCACTGAGCCTGGTGGCCCGGGGCCGCTGGATTCCCCAGATGGAGCTCAGCAAAGGGGAGGGCTATCCCCATCGGGCCCGTTGGGTGCCGCTGCTCAACCGGGAAGAAGACCGGCGCCGGCTCGAGGATCTGGCGGCCAGCCTGCCGCTGGTGGCCACCTGCGCCTTGCCCTGGCGGGAACCCCTGGGGCGCCGCAGCAACCGCACCACCCGGTTGCGACCAGAGGCCATGCGGGCCGCCAACCCCGTGGCGAGCTGCCGGCCCCGCAGCGGACGCCTGCGGGTGGCGACGCTGCTGGAAGACCTGGTGGACGCGCAGCTGCGCAAGGACTTTGAACCGTCCACGGATGGGCTTGATCCCCTGCTGACCCTCTGGCAAGAGGCGCTGGGCTCGGACACCGGAGTGATCGAAATCGGTGATGAAGAGGCCGAACGCCTGGCCACCGCCAGCCATCACTGGAGAGAGGGCATCGCCGGCGGATTTGCCGCAGCCCGCACATGCCTGGAACTGCACACCCCACCGGATGGAGAGGATCTCTGGGAACTGCGCTTCGGGCTGCAGGCGGAAGCTGACCCCAGCCTGAAGCTCCCGGCCGCCGCGGCCTGGGCCTCTGGCGCTGAGATGCTGCAACTGGGGGAGATCCAGGTGGATCAACCGGGCGAAGTGCTGCTGGAGGGTCTGGGACGAGCCCTGACGGTGTTCCCACCGATCGAACGCGGCCTGGAGAGCGCCACGCCGGACACGATGCAGCTGACCCCGGCGGAAGCCTTCGTGCTGGTGCGCACAGCCGCTCGCCAGCTGCGGGATGCCGGCGTGGGTGTGGAGCTGCCGCCCAGCCTCTCCGGTGGCCTGGCCAGCCGGCTGGGCTTGTCGATCAAGGCCGAACTTCCAGAGCGCTCCCGCGGCTTCACCTTGGGCGAATGTCTGGACTGGGAGTGGGATCTGATGATCGGCGGGGTGACACTCACCCTGCGGGAACTGGAGCGTCTAAGCGGCAAGCGCAGCCCCCTGGTGCGCCACAAGGGGGCCTGGATTGAACTGCGGCCCAACGACCTCAAGAACGCCGAAAGATTCTGTGGGGCGAAACCGGAACTAAGCCTTGATGACGCACTGCGGCTGACCGGAACAGAAGGGGAACTGCTGATGAGGATGCCGGTGCACCGCTTCGATGCTGGTCCGCGGCTGCAATCGGTGCTGGAGCAATACCACCAGCAGAAGGCCCCCGACCCCCTGCCGGCCCCAGAGGGATTCAGTGGCCAGTTGCGGCCCTACCAGGAGCGAGGGCTGGGCTGGCTCGCCTTCCTGCACCGCTTCGACCAAGGGGCCTGCCTGGCCGATGACATGGGCCTGGGCAAAACCATCCAGCTGCTGGCGTTTCTGCAACACCTCAAAGCAGAGCAAGAACTGAAGCGCCCGGTGCTGCTGGTGGCTCCCACATCGGTGCTCACCAACTGGCGACGGGAAGCGGAATCGTTCACCCCGGAATTGGCGGTGATCGAGCACTACGGCCCGCGCCGCCCCTCCACACCCGTCGAACTGAAGAAAGCATTGAAGGATGTGGATCTGGTGCTCACCAGCTACGGCTTGCTGCAGCGGGACAGCGAACTGCTGGAAACCCAGGACTGGCAGGGGGTGGTGATTGACGAAGCCCAAGCGATCAAGAACCCCGGCGCCAAGCAGAGCCAGGCCGCCCGCGACCTGGCCCGCCCCGGCCGCAGCAAGAGCAACCGCTTCCGCATCGCCTTGACCGGCACCCCAGTGGAGAACCGAGTAAGTGAACTGTGGGCCTTGATGGACTTTCTCAATCCCAAGGTGCTGGGGGAAGAGGACTTCTTCCGCCAGCGCTACCGGATGCCGATCGAGCGGTACGGCGATATGTCGTCCCTGCGGGATCTCAAAGGCCGAGTGGGTCCCTTCATCCTGCGCCGGCTGAAGACGGACAAAACGATCATTTCCGACCTGCCGGAAAAGGTAGAACTGAGCGAATGGGTGGGGCTGAGCAAAGAGCAAAAATCCCTGTACAGCAAAACCGTGGAAGACACCCTCGATGCCATTGCGCGGGCGCCACGCGGGCAGCGCCACGGTCAGGTGCTGGCCCTGCTCACCCGGCTGAAACAGATCTGTAACCATCCCGCCCTGGCCCTGAGCGAAGGTGCGGTGGACGATGGCTTCCTGGGCCGTTCGGCCAAGCTGCAGCGGCTGGAAGAAATCCTCGATGAGGTGATAGAAGCAGGTGATCGGGCTCTGCTGTTCACCCAGTTCGCCGAATGGGGGCATCTGCTGCAGGCCTGGATGCAGCAGCGCTGGAAATCAGAAGTGCCCTTCCTGCATGGCGGCACCCGCAAGAGCGAACGCCAGGCAATGGTGGATCGCTTCCAGGAGGATCCCCGCGGTCCGCAGCTGTTCCTGCTCTCGCTCAAGGCTGGTGGTGTGGGCCTCAACCTCACCCGGGCCAGCCACGTCTTCCACATCGACCGCTGGTGGAACCCGGCCGTGGAAAACCAGGCCACCGACAGGGCTTATCGGATCGGCCAGACCAACCGGGTGATGGTGCACAAATTCATCACCAGCGGCTCGGTGGAGGAAAAAATCGATCGCATGATCCGGGAGAAATCACGACTGGCCGAGGATGTGATCGGCTCCGGGGAGGATTGGCTGGGAAGCCTCGGTGGCGATCAATTGCGCAATCTCGTCGCCTTGGAGGACACCTGA
- the ndk gene encoding nucleoside-diphosphate kinase — translation MAERTFIAIKPDGVQRGLVGEILGRFERKGFKLVGLKQITPSRALAEQHYGVHKERPFFAGLVDFITSGPVVAMVWEGDGVIASARKLIGATKPLEAEPGTIRGDLAVNIGRNVIHGSDAAETAAFEIGLWFEAYELNDWSPSDQEWRVEG, via the coding sequence ATGGCCGAACGCACGTTCATCGCCATCAAGCCCGACGGCGTCCAGCGCGGCCTGGTGGGCGAGATCCTCGGCCGCTTTGAGCGCAAGGGATTCAAGCTGGTCGGTCTGAAGCAGATCACCCCCAGCCGCGCCCTGGCTGAGCAGCACTACGGCGTTCACAAGGAGCGTCCCTTCTTTGCTGGCCTGGTCGACTTCATCACCTCTGGCCCCGTGGTTGCCATGGTGTGGGAAGGCGATGGCGTCATTGCCAGCGCCCGCAAACTGATCGGTGCCACCAAGCCCCTCGAAGCCGAGCCCGGCACCATTCGTGGCGATCTGGCCGTCAACATCGGCCGCAATGTCATCCACGGTTCCGATGCTGCTGAAACCGCTGCCTTCGAGATTGGCCTCTGGTTTGAAGCCTATGAGCTGAACGACTGGTCCCCTTCTGATCAGGAGTGGCGCGTCGAAGGCTGA
- a CDS encoding Hsp20/alpha crystallin family protein, producing MLTLRQSPFELFERLEQQVATAERVPNAEIRETETSYTVQLELPGVDRDSIDVKATDRNLVISAERPATGSEDTEAPLLSEFRCGTWSRSFRFPHSLDRDQLKASYRDGILEINAGKAVEHTSVSVKVES from the coding sequence ATGCTGACCCTTCGCCAATCCCCCTTCGAGCTGTTCGAGCGTCTCGAGCAGCAAGTGGCCACCGCTGAACGCGTTCCCAACGCTGAAATCCGCGAGACCGAAACCAGCTACACCGTGCAGCTGGAACTACCCGGGGTGGACCGGGACTCGATCGACGTCAAGGCCACCGATCGCAACCTGGTGATCAGCGCCGAACGACCAGCGACAGGCAGCGAAGACACCGAAGCACCTCTGCTGAGCGAATTCCGCTGCGGCACCTGGAGCCGCAGCTTCCGTTTCCCCCACAGCCTCGATCGCGACCAGCTCAAGGCCAGCTATCGGGACGGCATTCTTGAAATCAACGCCGGCAAAGCTGTGGAGCACACCAGCGTTTCTGTGAA